The Chthoniobacterales bacterium genome has a segment encoding these proteins:
- a CDS encoding NADPH-dependent assimilatory sulfite reductase hemoprotein subunit: protein MSSDTPTAAPATDKPLVANEGIKAASHLLRGAIQQDIADPSTGGISEDSNQLLKFHGLYIQDDRDVRNIRKKEGKEKAFGFMLRVRLPGGVATPAQWIVLDDIATQLASPSLRITTRQTFQFHGILKGNVKPVVQRMHEVLLDSIAACGDVNRNVMAPPNPERSAVLQQVYEDAKGWSEFALPKTRAYHEIWLDEELVAGGEAESEPMYGATYLPRKFKTGFAIPPSNDVDIFSQDLGYIAIVEGEKLLGYNVTVGGGLGMNHGNVETFPRLADVLGFITPDHVNTIGEAVLTTQRDYGDRTNRRHARLKYTIEDRGVEWFKAEVEKRSGITFEPARAFNFTTIEDPHGWHENADGTWFYGLHILSGRIKDVEGWPMRTALREIAEVHKGDFRLTPSQNLSIAGVTAAEKPVIEAILAKHGLDRENERSGIRLNALSCVALPTCGLALTESERALPGLLEKFENILDEAGLHDDAISLRVTGCPNGCARPYLAEIGFVGRAPGKYALYLGASYNGTRLNRLVSPSITLDDGVALIAPFIKRYAVEREEGEGFGDFCNRVILPKDATTHSVGTPAEAVSA, encoded by the coding sequence ATGAGCTCCGACACTCCGACCGCCGCCCCCGCGACCGATAAGCCCCTCGTCGCCAACGAGGGCATCAAGGCCGCCTCGCATCTCCTGCGCGGCGCCATCCAGCAGGACATCGCCGACCCCTCGACCGGTGGCATTTCGGAGGACAGCAACCAGCTCCTGAAGTTTCATGGCCTCTACATTCAGGACGACCGCGACGTGCGAAACATCCGCAAGAAGGAGGGCAAGGAGAAGGCCTTCGGCTTCATGCTCCGCGTGCGCCTGCCCGGTGGCGTCGCCACGCCGGCCCAGTGGATCGTCCTCGACGACATCGCGACGCAGCTCGCCTCGCCGTCCCTGCGCATTACCACCCGGCAGACTTTCCAGTTCCACGGCATCCTCAAGGGCAATGTGAAACCCGTCGTCCAGCGCATGCACGAGGTGCTGCTCGACTCGATCGCGGCCTGCGGCGACGTGAACCGCAACGTGATGGCCCCGCCCAATCCCGAGCGCAGCGCCGTGCTGCAGCAGGTCTACGAAGACGCGAAAGGCTGGAGCGAATTCGCCCTGCCGAAGACCCGCGCCTATCACGAAATCTGGCTCGACGAGGAACTCGTCGCCGGCGGTGAAGCCGAGAGCGAGCCGATGTATGGCGCGACCTACCTGCCGCGCAAGTTCAAGACCGGCTTCGCGATTCCGCCGTCGAACGACGTGGACATCTTCTCGCAGGACCTCGGCTACATCGCGATCGTCGAGGGCGAAAAGCTCCTCGGCTACAACGTGACCGTCGGCGGCGGCCTCGGCATGAACCACGGCAACGTCGAGACCTTCCCGCGCCTGGCCGACGTGCTGGGCTTCATCACTCCCGACCACGTCAACACCATCGGCGAGGCCGTGCTCACCACGCAGCGCGACTACGGTGATCGCACGAACCGCCGCCACGCCCGCCTGAAATACACGATCGAGGATCGCGGCGTGGAGTGGTTCAAAGCCGAGGTCGAGAAGCGCTCGGGCATCACCTTCGAGCCCGCCCGCGCCTTCAACTTCACCACGATCGAGGATCCCCACGGCTGGCACGAGAACGCCGACGGCACGTGGTTCTACGGCCTGCACATCCTCAGCGGCCGCATCAAGGACGTCGAGGGCTGGCCGATGCGCACCGCCCTGCGCGAGATCGCCGAGGTCCACAAGGGCGACTTCCGCCTCACCCCGTCGCAGAACCTTTCCATCGCCGGCGTCACCGCCGCGGAGAAGCCCGTCATCGAGGCCATCCTTGCGAAGCACGGCCTCGACCGGGAAAACGAGCGCTCCGGCATTCGCCTGAATGCCCTCTCCTGCGTGGCCCTGCCCACCTGCGGCCTCGCCCTCACCGAGAGCGAACGCGCCCTGCCCGGTCTGCTGGAGAAATTCGAGAACATCCTCGACGAGGCCGGCCTGCACGACGACGCTATCAGCCTCCGCGTCACCGGCTGCCCAAACGGCTGCGCCCGCCCGTATCTCGCGGAGATCGGCTTCGTGGGCCGCGCGCCCGGCAAATACGCCCTTTACCTCGGCGCCAGCTACAACGGCACGCGGTTGAATCGCCTTGTCTCGCCTAGCATCACGCTCGACGACGGCGTCGCCCTCATCGCGCCGTTCATCAAGCGCTATGCGGTGGAGCGCGAAGAAGGCGAAGGTTTCGGCGATTTCTGCAATCGCGTGATCCTGCCGAAGGACGCCACGACGCACAGCGTCGGCACGCCGGCGGAAGCGGTGTCGGCCTGA